CAAAACCGGGGAGAAGGGGAATTGTAAGAGTGGTTAGGTGGAAAGGGAGTCATAAGAGGGAAGGGAATGGCAAAGTATTTTACCACCTCTTATAACTAGGCGATTACACTGTGGGCGAGACAGCAATTCACTGAAGTGACGGGCGGAAAATATGATAAAATCAGCGTCACGGCCGGGGCTTATTTGCCCGAGATGTGGCAGATTCATGATTTGGGCAGGGATACGGGTGACAGAATCAATCCAGTCACTGTAAGGGGTATCTAAGTGGGCGATTCTGACTGCCTGGTTAAAGACTTCTAACAGATCGTAGTCGCCGAAGGCAAAAAAGGCATCCCTACAATTGTCACTGGCAAAGGCAACATTTATCCCCGCTTGTTTCAACTCTTTGACTCTAGTAATGCCTCGCCAGAGGGGAGTGGTGTCGGGTTTTCTGTCTTGGAGGTATAGGTTACAAAGGGGAAGGCTGACAATGGAGATGGGTGTCTGGCGGAGGAGGGATATGGTTTTACTAACCACTTCTGGGGATTGTACTGCTAGACTGCAACAATGTCCACAGAGAATGGGATGAGGGAAGTTGGTTTTTAAAGCCGTCTCTGCAATTTTCTGCAAACAGATAGAATCCCGATTACCGTTTTCGTCGGCATGAAAGTCTAGGGGGAGATGTCTTTCTTTAGCTAACTGAAATACCGTTAACAGTTGTCTGTCAATTTCAGGATTCATATAGGCAACTCCCCCTAATATCCCCCCAACAGAGGCAATGGTGTCGGCTAGTTTTTCTCCCTGTAAAGTGAGAAAATAGTCTAGACTTACAAGGCTAACTACCTGGAGGATAATCTTGTCTTTCCATTTTTCCCTTAACTGTTGCCATACCCTCAGACTTACTTTCCCTTTTTCGCCATCACAGTCTAGATGAGTTCGTATTGCTATTGTACCGTGACTATATGCGCACTGGAGGGCAAAATCCATACGTCTGTACAAGTCTCCCTCATCCCATTTCCCCTTATCCCTTTCTAGGGTTTCTAAGGCGGTATTGAAGTCTCCTTGTAGGTTGGGTGCACGCTCGACGGTGTGAGTTTTATCCAGATGGGTATGGCAGTCGAGGAAGCAGGGTAGGAGGATTTTTTTTTGTAAATCGATGCCTACGGTATCAGGATGGGAGGGGATGATTTGATGGATCCTTCCTTCTACTATTTGCAAGTCGCACAAAGTAAGATTCTCTCTGGTGTATCCCCGAAACAGATGACGGATGCCACTGTCAATGAGGGAAATGGGAATGTGGGCATTTTTCAACCAGTATTGGCGGGGGTTTTTTTCCATTGGGTTTTTGTCCATCTTCACAGAGAGTTGGTTTAACAGCTAATTTATCATCTTTTTTACAGCAGGAATACCCCCCCACATTGTGATATGAATTGAGTTACAAAAACTTGAATTTTTGTTAAAAACAATTCAGACTACGGCCTGGTACACTGGGACAAGAGGGTTTTAATATCCCCCACAACCAAGGCCCTCCAGCCTCCCCGTGGGGCCTAGGGTATATAATGACTATACTAAACCCCCTGTTGGCTTCTTCTAGACGACCAGTTTACAGTCCATACCAGAGTTTTTCAATTTCTGTGATAACTGTTTGATTTGGTGGTGGCTGTATCTTGACTGGAAGACTATATTCTACCCCGGGTATGGACTTAGTCCAAGGGGTGTTGGGTAATTCTTTTATGCCCATGGGAATAACGGGGCGAAAACCGTATTTTGCCAGCACTACTTGTTGTTCTTTTTCTGTTAAGTAATCGAGGAATTTTTGGGCAGATTTTGCCACGGATTTGCCTATATTTTTCTTGACAACCGCCCCAGTTATAGTGGTTTCTATTGTAGGGTTTGGATAGTAGATTTTATAGGGTTTTTTCTGGCCTTCTTTGGCCTGTTGCCATCGGTAAAGTGCTATGCTTTCATAAACAGTAGCTACGTCAGCATCGTTTGGACCTCGGGCTATGAATTCTTGTAGTAAAATATCAGTAGACCTAGGAGGCTGATAGACGGACTTTTTAACCAGTTTGAATAAATCCTGTACTTCTGGCTTGTTGACATCGTTGGGGGAGATGTTATTATTTTTTAACTTGTCTTGCGCCCACAGGTATAATGTTAATTGTCCACTATTGGAGCGGGTGGGATCTGTTATAACTAGGTTAAAACTGCCCCATTCACTTTTGCCTCCTATTTTGCCCCAATCTCGCAGATTAATAGCTTTTTCTATCTGATTCCAGTCAAATTTGTCGCCAGGAAACAGTATATTTCCTCTTTCTTCCCAGCCTACCCCCACCATTACGGTTTTGGCTATAGGCTTGGGGGTGTCATAGAATACTTCTGCTTCCCCTTGCGCCTTCAAAGTTGTTTCCAATTCTTTTAGCAACTCCCCGTTAGCCGGCATCAAAATTGCGGCCTTAAAGTCGTTTTTTTCCTGGATAAAATTCGATATAATATCCTGAGATCCTTGAACCTTTAATTCAATTTCTATGTTGGGGTATTCGTCTTCAAACTTGTCTTCGATTTCCTCTAATGCTTCTGCCAATTCTGACCCGATCACCACATTCACCGTAGTTTTAAGAAAAGGAATAGGCAGATAAGTTAAACCTAAACCTGCCAAAATAATCCCTATAGATGTTAACTGTTTTTTAGGGTCTTTTTTGACTTTAATTTCCCCTCTTCTACCACCAGAAGTCATTGACGCGTTATTGCGGGTTGGTATGAGTAGTCTGATAAGCAAATTCTCCCTATCACTGGTCATTTTTATCACCTTCCAAAGTCCAATCCGTTAAAAATGTTTTCTCCTGTAATTCACTCAGCTGTTGAGTTAATTCTTGTAGTTCATTTAACGTGCTGACATTTTGTAAATCTGCTCTTCGTAGTTTATTCTGTAGCTCCTGCAGAATACCAGCGGCCTCTGTGAGCATACTGGTAACAGAAAAAACCTGGGCTTGCCTGGCAGATTTTGCCTGTTCAGTGAGTTCGATGTTGCGCAACAAATTCATTTCGATTTGTTTTAGTTTTTCCAGTGCGACACCAGTTGCACCTTTTTGTCGCTTCCTATTTTCCCTTAGTTTTGCTTGTAAATTTTCCAGGGATAGTAGGGAATCATCTCCAGACAATCTGTTACTCAATTCTTCTATTTTCTGTGGAAGTTCTAATATTCTATCACACATGTACTCCACAGAAGTAAGTAAATCCATTTGAGATGCTTCCCGGAGCAAAGTTTGTGCTTCCTGACGCAAACTTTCTGCTTTTTCTATTAGGTTTAATGCTTCCTGTTTTGCCTCTTCTAATTCTTTTGCCAGACTTTCATTGCCGATTTGAGAGGAAGAAGACTGCCTATTATACTCCCTTTGATGGAGAAAACCGGCAGCTACAAAGCCAGCAA
The Geminocystis sp. M7585_C2015_104 DNA segment above includes these coding regions:
- a CDS encoding cytosine deaminase; amino-acid sequence: MEKNPRQYWLKNAHIPISLIDSGIRHLFRGYTRENLTLCDLQIVEGRIHQIIPSHPDTVGIDLQKKILLPCFLDCHTHLDKTHTVERAPNLQGDFNTALETLERDKGKWDEGDLYRRMDFALQCAYSHGTIAIRTHLDCDGEKGKVSLRVWQQLREKWKDKIILQVVSLVSLDYFLTLQGEKLADTIASVGGILGGVAYMNPEIDRQLLTVFQLAKERHLPLDFHADENGNRDSICLQKIAETALKTNFPHPILCGHCCSLAVQSPEVVSKTISLLRQTPISIVSLPLCNLYLQDRKPDTTPLWRGITRVKELKQAGINVAFASDNCRDAFFAFGDYDLLEVFNQAVRIAHLDTPYSDWIDSVTRIPAQIMNLPHLGQISPGRDADFIIFSARHFSELLSRPQCNRLVIRGGKILCHSLPSYDSLST
- a CDS encoding substrate-binding domain-containing protein, whose amino-acid sequence is MTSGGRRGEIKVKKDPKKQLTSIGIILAGLGLTYLPIPFLKTTVNVVIGSELAEALEEIEDKFEDEYPNIEIELKVQGSQDIISNFIQEKNDFKAAILMPANGELLKELETTLKAQGEAEVFYDTPKPIAKTVMVGVGWEERGNILFPGDKFDWNQIEKAINLRDWGKIGGKSEWGSFNLVITDPTRSNSGQLTLYLWAQDKLKNNNISPNDVNKPEVQDLFKLVKKSVYQPPRSTDILLQEFIARGPNDADVATVYESIALYRWQQAKEGQKKPYKIYYPNPTIETTITGAVVKKNIGKSVAKSAQKFLDYLTEKEQQVVLAKYGFRPVIPMGIKELPNTPWTKSIPGVEYSLPVKIQPPPNQTVITEIEKLWYGL